The Fictibacillus phosphorivorans genomic sequence AGGTGATCCAACATGAACCAACACATTGCTTTTTGGACAAAAGCGCAAATGCGCAAACAAGTGGCCGTCATTCAAGGTGAATTGGCACCGTCGCTTGTCTTAACAAACGCTACTTATTTGAACACAGCTCTTAAAAAATGGGTAAAAGCAAACATCTGGATCCTTCAAGACCGCATCGTCTATGTAGGCGAAAAGATGCCTGAACATACAACCGGAACGGAAATCACAGATCTAGAAGGTAAGTTTGTTGTGCCGGGGTATATCGAACCTCATTGTCATCCGTTTCAACTTTATAATCCCCAGTCGCTCTCGCGATATGCATTGCAGCGTGGAACGTCCGTATTTTTAGCCGACAACTTTATGCTGCTTTTTGAAATGAGTATTTCGAAAGCGCTTTCTTTTATGGAAGACGTGAACGATCTGCCTTCTAATTTCTTTTGGTGGTGCCGTTATGACGCACAAACTGAGCTCTTAGAAGAAGAAAATTATTTTTCGGAAAAAAGTGTGAGGCAGCTGCTCGAGAGCCCGTATGTTCTTCAAGGTGGCGAGTTAACGAGCTGGCCGCGTGTGCTTCATGGTGACGATACACTGTTGCATTGGATGCTGAAGACGAAGAAAGCGGGTAAGAAGATCGAGGGACATCTGCCAGGAGCTTCTGAAAAGACCTTAACCGCGATGACGTTGCTCGGAGTGGATTGCGATCATGAAGCGATGACGGGGACAGAAGTGATGGACCGATTGAATGCCGGTCTGCAAGTGTCGCTTCGTTATTCTTCGATTCGTCCTGATCTGCCGAAATTATTGCGTCAGATGAAAGAGGAAGGCATCACGAATTATGAACGAATCTTTATGACGACTGACGGTTCCACACCTGCATTTTATGAGGAAGGGGTTACCGATAAGATGCTAGAGATCGCGCTGGAAGCAGGGCTTGATCCAGTGGATGCGTATATGATGGTCTCTTATAACGTGGCTAGATATTATGGTCTAGATCACCTCTTTGGTATGGTTGCCGCAGGTCGGGTCGCACATTTAAATATTTTAGATGACGTAACAAATCCTCTGCCTGAATCTGTTTTGGCAAAAGGAAAATGGATGAAGCGTGACGGTAAGGATGTTAGTGACGATCGTGACTTTCAATTTGATTGGGAAGGTCATGGCATCAAAAAAAGAGATATCAAATGGGACCTCCAAGACGAGGATTTTCAGTTTTCTGGTCTCGTTGGAATAGAAATGTACAATAGTGTGATCACACGACCATATAATGTATCGATCAATCCTTTTTCTGAAGAGATTAACGGAGAATCAGACGAGTGTTTCTTAATGCTGATCGATAAAGAAGGAAAGTGGAGAATTAATACGGTCGTAAAGGGTTTTGCGAAAAATCTTTATGGCTTTGCTAGCTCATATTCCAATACGGGAGATCTTTTAATCATCGGAAAAAGCAAAAAAGATATGGCTGTGGCGTTTGAGCGCTTGAAAGAAGTAGGCGGAGGCATCGTTCTTGCGGAAAGAGGCGAAATCGTTGCTGAGATAAAACTTCCATTAGCGGGAGGAATGTCGAATCTTAGTATAGAAGAACTAGTGGTAGAAGAGAAAAGATTAACAAACGCTTTAAGAGAAAGAGGCTATCAATACGAAGATCCGATCTATTCGCTTTTGTTTTTCTCATCCACCCACTTGCCATACATCCGCATTACGCAAAGAGGCATTTACGATGTTAAAAAGAAAGGGTTACTCTTTCCTTCGATTATGCGTTAATATAGAAAAGGATTGGGCAAAATAATACGATACAAAGGTAGTGAGCCCAATGAAAAAGTGGTACATCATCTTGATGGCGATGATCACGGTATTAACGCTGTCTGCATGTAAAGACGCAAGAGATAAAGTATTAGAAGAAGGTAAAGTAGATAAAGCTGAAGCGACGGATTCAAAAAAAGAGGAGTTTTCCTCTGTTTATCCACTCACTGGCTTGGGTACGAATGAAGAGGTAGATCATCGCGCGATTTCGGTCATGGTGAACAACCACCCGAAAGCACGCCCGCAATCAGGACTTCATAAAGCTGATATCGTATACGAAGTATTAGCTGAGGGAGAACTTACACGCTTTTTAGCAATCTTCCAAAGTGAAATGCCAGAAGTAGTAGGACCGGTTCGCAGCGCGAGAGATTATTACATCGAGCTTTCACGTGGCTATCATGCTTTATTCGTGGCACACGGGTTCAGTCCAGAAGCTAGAGAGATTCTCTATGGCGGAACAATCGATCACTTGAACGGAATGGATTACGATGGAATTCTTTTCAATCGAGCTGATTTTAGAAAAGCGCCTCACAACTCTTATATCACCTATGAAAATATTCAAAAAGGGATGGAGAAGATCGGCGCCGATGAGTCAGATGATCTTGATATGCTTGCGTTCTTAACCTCGAAAAGTGCTAAAGCCATAGAGGGTGCGCCTGCAAACGAGATTCAGATCTCTTATCCAGGTGGGGAAACAGTAGGATTCACGTACTCTGCTAAAAAGAAGACGTACGCGAGAAGCAGCAACAATGAACCAACGATAGATCGTGAGACCGAAACACCCATTACGGTAAGCAATGTATTCATTGTTGAAGCGGCTCACCGGGTAATCGATGATGCCGGCAGACGAGAGATCAACTTAACGTCAGGCGGAGATGCGATTCTGATTCAGAATGGTGTCGCACAAAACATTTCGTGGAAAAACGAAAATGGAAGAATTGTTCCGGACGGTGGAGCGTTTGTTCCAGGAAAGACATGGATTAACATTGTACCGAGTGGAACGACAGATTCGGTTAAGATGCAATAAAAAGGAGTGCATGTTTCATGCAAATTGATAAATTACGAGGAAAAGCATTAGATCAGCTTTTTGAATCTGTTCTATCGCTAAAAGATATGGAAGAATGCTATCGATTCTTTGATGACCTTTGTACGATGAACGAGATTCAATCTTTGGCACAGCGACTAGAAGTAGCACGTATGCTTCGTGAAGGAAAAACCTATCACAAGATTGAGAGCGAAACAGGTGCGAGCACCGCAACCATCTCACGTGTAAAACGTTGTTTGAACTTTGGAAACGACGCATACGCGATGGTGCTCGATCGCGTTCATGAAGAGGAAGAAGCAAAATAATGAGAAGAAAACCTGCCTGAGTGGTGGGTTTTTTTGTATTTTTGTGTGGGTAGTGTAGGGGAAGAGTTTGGGGGCTGTCGATAGATGTCGAGGATTGCAGACTCGTGGATAAACTGTAAAAACTTTTGGATTCAACACTAAAACTCGTGGATTGAGCACCCAAACTTGTGGATTAAGAGCAAAAACTTTAGGATTGAAGCTCACCACGGTAGTTTTACCACTCTGTAAATCACTAAAATGTAAGCTTGGCGGCAGCCAAGCACCCGCATATACGCAAAATATTGACAGAAACATCATCACCATTTATATTTGTATGTACAAACAACATTAACGATTGCAAAGAGGTGCTAAAATGCCCGAAAAGTATCTAGAAAATTGTTTATATTTTACCGTAAACAAACTTTCTCGCGTTATTTCCAAAATGGCTGAGGAATCGTTTAGACCAACGGGTATTACGCCTACTCATGGCTTTATGATGATGCTCGTGAACAACAAACCTGGAATCTCTCAATCGGAATTGGCAGAAGAACTTCACATGACACCAAGTACGATTACAAGGTTTGTGGACAAGCTTGTTGTAAAGGGACTTGCAGAGCGTAAGGTCCAAGGAAAGATGTCGCACATCCATCCGACACAAGCGGGCACTGATATTCAAACAGATCTCGAAAAAGCATGGAAAGATCTATACCGAACGTACTCCGATCTTTTAGGAGAAGAAGAGGGAAAAGCACTCACAAAAGCAACGCATCTAGCAGCAGGGCAGCTCGAATCATAAGAGCTCTCTTCTTTACCGTTTAAGTTGTTTGTACAAGCAAATGATTATAATAAATTTTAATATAAGGCTCTTTTCTGCATATTTGTTGCTTTTATATCTTGTATATCCTCGTCATTGCAAGTTGATTGTAACGCAAGGTTGCCGACTCCTACGGGACGAGCGGTCAGGTGGAGACTCCTAAAGGCGCGTAGCGGCAGGAGGCTCACCGTACGCCCCGTGGAAAGCGAGCGACCTGGAGTGTAAATCAACTACTTACACAAGCTTCAATACAAACGAAAACAGCCTAAAAAAGGAGATCTATCAATGAAAAAAACACTCGTCATTATCGCACATCCTCATCTACAGAACTCTACAGTAAATAAAAGATGGGCAGAGGAAATAGAAAAACAAGATCACGTTACGGTTCGAAAACTTTATGATCTATATCCAGACGGGAAAGTGAACGTTGAAGAAGAACAGCGCATGCTGCTTGAACACGATCGTATCGTTCTGCAATTTCCGTTCTACTGGTACAGCTCACCTTCACTTTTAAAAGAATGGCAAGATAGAGTGCTAGCGTTCGGTTGGGCTTATGGTCCTGGAGGCGACGCATTACATGGAAAAGAGCTAGTACTTGCTATTTCAACAGGAGGCCCAGACTTCTCTTACAAAGCAGGAGGTCACAACCACTATACGATTAGTGAACTGCTTCGTCCGTTCCAAGCGACATCTAACTTGATCGGAACACGTTATATCACGCCGTTCGTCTTCCATAGTGCAATTCGCGCATCAGAGGAAGCCGTTGAACAAAGCGCGCAGAATTATATCTCATACGTTTTGAATCCTGAAATTTAATGAAATTCATTCTTCATCAAGCTCATCTGGACTTGGTCGCGGCAGCTTCCGCGTATCCATTCTGCCTGCCTGACAACGCCTTCAGCTTGAAAGCCTAGTCGGCGGGCGAGCTTGATGCTTTTATCATTTTGAACCGCAGCACGCAGCTCCACGCGATTCAGCATCAGCGTGTAATAAGCATACATAAGCATTCCTTTTACCGCTCGCTGTGCGATTCCATGGCCTTCAAATCCTGATCCTACCCAATAGCCAAGCATACCTGACTGGTTGTGCCACTTAATATCGTATAAAGCAACAGAGCCTGCTACTTGCCCCCGATACCATATAAAAAGAACAACATCTGTTTGTTCTTTCATCTTTTTGTTCACCGTTTTAATAAACTGCCGCATCTCACCGCTTGATTGGGTGTAATCGACCCAGCT encodes the following:
- a CDS encoding adenine deaminase C-terminal domain-containing protein; the protein is MNQHIAFWTKAQMRKQVAVIQGELAPSLVLTNATYLNTALKKWVKANIWILQDRIVYVGEKMPEHTTGTEITDLEGKFVVPGYIEPHCHPFQLYNPQSLSRYALQRGTSVFLADNFMLLFEMSISKALSFMEDVNDLPSNFFWWCRYDAQTELLEEENYFSEKSVRQLLESPYVLQGGELTSWPRVLHGDDTLLHWMLKTKKAGKKIEGHLPGASEKTLTAMTLLGVDCDHEAMTGTEVMDRLNAGLQVSLRYSSIRPDLPKLLRQMKEEGITNYERIFMTTDGSTPAFYEEGVTDKMLEIALEAGLDPVDAYMMVSYNVARYYGLDHLFGMVAAGRVAHLNILDDVTNPLPESVLAKGKWMKRDGKDVSDDRDFQFDWEGHGIKKRDIKWDLQDEDFQFSGLVGIEMYNSVITRPYNVSINPFSEEINGESDECFLMLIDKEGKWRINTVVKGFAKNLYGFASSYSNTGDLLIIGKSKKDMAVAFERLKEVGGGIVLAERGEIVAEIKLPLAGGMSNLSIEELVVEEKRLTNALRERGYQYEDPIYSLLFFSSTHLPYIRITQRGIYDVKKKGLLFPSIMR
- a CDS encoding DUF3048 domain-containing protein, which translates into the protein MKKWYIILMAMITVLTLSACKDARDKVLEEGKVDKAEATDSKKEEFSSVYPLTGLGTNEEVDHRAISVMVNNHPKARPQSGLHKADIVYEVLAEGELTRFLAIFQSEMPEVVGPVRSARDYYIELSRGYHALFVAHGFSPEAREILYGGTIDHLNGMDYDGILFNRADFRKAPHNSYITYENIQKGMEKIGADESDDLDMLAFLTSKSAKAIEGAPANEIQISYPGGETVGFTYSAKKKTYARSSNNEPTIDRETETPITVSNVFIVEAAHRVIDDAGRREINLTSGGDAILIQNGVAQNISWKNENGRIVPDGGAFVPGKTWINIVPSGTTDSVKMQ
- a CDS encoding YerC/YecD family TrpR-related protein, with amino-acid sequence MQIDKLRGKALDQLFESVLSLKDMEECYRFFDDLCTMNEIQSLAQRLEVARMLREGKTYHKIESETGASTATISRVKRCLNFGNDAYAMVLDRVHEEEEAK
- a CDS encoding MarR family winged helix-turn-helix transcriptional regulator, which codes for MPEKYLENCLYFTVNKLSRVISKMAEESFRPTGITPTHGFMMMLVNNKPGISQSELAEELHMTPSTITRFVDKLVVKGLAERKVQGKMSHIHPTQAGTDIQTDLEKAWKDLYRTYSDLLGEEEGKALTKATHLAAGQLES
- a CDS encoding NAD(P)H-dependent oxidoreductase, whose translation is MKKTLVIIAHPHLQNSTVNKRWAEEIEKQDHVTVRKLYDLYPDGKVNVEEEQRMLLEHDRIVLQFPFYWYSSPSLLKEWQDRVLAFGWAYGPGGDALHGKELVLAISTGGPDFSYKAGGHNHYTISELLRPFQATSNLIGTRYITPFVFHSAIRASEEAVEQSAQNYISYVLNPEI
- a CDS encoding GNAT family N-acetyltransferase, producing MLMWHIDDEIMLKQADIKESDTIYRMLEKSRQHLGPWISWVDYTQSSGEMRQFIKTVNKKMKEQTDVVLFIWYRGQVAGSVALYDIKWHNQSGMLGYWVGSGFEGHGIAQRAVKGMLMYAYYTLMLNRVELRAAVQNDKSIKLARRLGFQAEGVVRQAEWIRGSCRDQVQMSLMKNEFH